In Calditrichota bacterium, one genomic interval encodes:
- a CDS encoding T9SS type A sorting domain-containing protein, translated as MKNKIVGIAIFLLSIVLFSPSSFAQRKHGSLTIQWDPNTESDLAGYRVYYGERSHAYSHQIDVGNVTKFKITNLEEGKVYYIALTAYDYWNNESKFSKEVSAPAKFNSSEASVPDVLILFQNYPNPFNPETILQFNVPNEMDVSLSIWNTRGQLIKVLVRQKESPGLHHVIWNGKDASGWNVPSGTYFARLKSDHYVLSQKLLLVR; from the coding sequence ATGAAAAATAAAATTGTTGGCATAGCTATTTTTCTTCTGTCGATTGTTTTGTTCTCCCCCAGTAGCTTTGCACAAAGAAAACACGGAAGTTTGACCATTCAGTGGGATCCGAATACCGAATCCGACTTAGCGGGCTATCGGGTATACTACGGAGAGCGGTCGCATGCCTATTCGCACCAAATTGACGTGGGCAATGTCACGAAATTCAAGATTACAAATCTGGAAGAAGGGAAGGTCTATTATATTGCCCTGACCGCTTACGATTACTGGAATAATGAAAGCAAGTTTTCCAAGGAAGTGAGTGCGCCCGCAAAATTTAATTCAAGCGAAGCGTCTGTTCCGGATGTACTCATTCTCTTTCAGAATTACCCCAACCCCTTTAATCCCGAAACCATTCTTCAGTTTAATGTGCCGAATGAAATGGACGTGTCACTTTCAATCTGGAATACCCGGGGCCAATTGATCAAAGTATTGGTTCGGCAAAAAGAATCCCCCGGACTACACCACGTTATCTGGAATGGAAAAGACGCCTCCGGGTGGAATGTTCCCTCCGGCACCTACTTCGCGCGGCTGAAATCGGATCACTACGTTCTCTCGCAAAAGCTGCTGCTGGTTCGTTAA
- a CDS encoding FAD:protein FMN transferase, whose protein sequence is MMGTFVTISVYDQNKSEKAIEEAVNRAFQRIHELEEETSSFIPNNAIWKLNHSSGKHPVEADSNLVRLFQEAERISDWTDGGFDVTVGPLRRLWNFDSTRTTLPDSGAIARLVPLVDYRNMDMTAHSLYLKKSRMQVDLGGIAKGFAVDEGMDVLRSFQVTDAMVDAGGDFSAIASSLTAGKRKVWIRHPRKLDAFFGWFPMDSGCVATSGDYEQYFIIKGVRYHHILDPKTGWPARKCVSVTIVAPTTMEADALATGIFVLGPQAGMKVIEAHPGIEGVILFQKNARELGYLVSSGLQKKLTVVDTSIE, encoded by the coding sequence ATGATGGGGACGTTTGTAACCATTTCTGTCTACGATCAGAACAAATCAGAAAAAGCGATTGAAGAAGCTGTGAATCGTGCGTTTCAGCGTATTCACGAACTGGAAGAGGAAACATCCAGTTTTATTCCCAATAATGCCATCTGGAAATTGAATCATTCTTCCGGGAAACATCCGGTTGAAGCCGATTCAAATCTGGTTCGTCTGTTTCAGGAAGCGGAAAGAATCTCCGACTGGACAGACGGCGGGTTTGATGTGACGGTTGGTCCCTTGCGGCGGCTCTGGAATTTTGATTCCACCCGAACGACCCTGCCGGATTCCGGGGCCATTGCCCGGCTGGTGCCGTTGGTTGATTACCGAAATATGGATATGACAGCCCATTCCCTCTATTTAAAAAAAAGCAGAATGCAGGTGGATCTGGGCGGCATTGCCAAAGGCTTTGCCGTGGATGAGGGAATGGATGTGCTCAGGTCATTTCAGGTGACCGATGCCATGGTGGATGCCGGCGGGGATTTCAGTGCCATTGCCAGTTCGTTAACGGCCGGGAAGCGGAAGGTCTGGATTCGACATCCGAGAAAATTGGATGCCTTTTTCGGCTGGTTTCCGATGGATTCCGGATGTGTGGCCACGTCGGGTGATTATGAGCAGTATTTCATCATAAAGGGTGTTCGATACCATCATATTCTGGATCCCAAGACCGGCTGGCCTGCACGGAAATGTGTTAGTGTGACCATTGTAGCCCCCACCACGATGGAGGCCGATGCCCTCGCTACCGGGATTTTTGTTCTGGGTCCTCAGGCCGGAATGAAGGTGATTGAAGCGCATCCGGGGATTGAGGGGGTTATTTTATTTCAAAAAAATGCCCGTGAGCTGGGATATCTTGTTTCATCGGGACTTCAGAAAAAGCTGACGGTTGTCGACACATCTATTGAATAG
- a CDS encoding SDR family oxidoreductase: protein MPRTLVTGGAGFLGSHLCEYLLKKGHDVIAMDNLATGNIENIEHLQSENFKFIKYDVTEYIYVAGKIDYILHFASPASPIDYLKMPIQTLKVGSLGTHKALGLAKEKNATFLLASTSEVYGDPLIHPQKESYWGNVNPVGPRGVYDEAKRFAEALTMAYHRYHGVDTKIVRIFNTYGPRMRLGDGRAIPTFIPQALMNKPVSVFGDGSQTRSFTYVNDTVEGIYRLLMSDYHDPVNIGNPHEMTIRQIAEKIIQMTNSTSIIKEEPLPVDDPKVRQPDITLAREILHWEPKVEVEEGLTKTIAWFRSLRDWSREINEDVN from the coding sequence ATGCCGCGGACATTGGTTACCGGCGGAGCCGGGTTTTTGGGATCGCATCTGTGCGAATATTTGCTTAAAAAAGGACACGACGTGATTGCGATGGACAATCTGGCAACGGGCAATATTGAAAATATTGAACATCTGCAAAGTGAAAATTTTAAATTCATTAAATACGATGTAACCGAATATATTTACGTAGCCGGCAAGATTGACTATATATTGCACTTTGCCTCCCCGGCCAGCCCAATCGATTATTTGAAAATGCCCATCCAGACCCTAAAAGTGGGCTCTCTTGGAACGCACAAGGCCCTGGGACTGGCCAAAGAAAAAAATGCCACCTTTTTGCTGGCATCGACCTCCGAGGTTTATGGCGATCCGCTAATTCATCCGCAAAAAGAAAGCTATTGGGGAAATGTGAATCCGGTAGGGCCGCGGGGCGTGTACGATGAGGCCAAACGATTTGCCGAAGCCCTGACGATGGCCTATCACCGCTACCACGGCGTGGATACGAAAATTGTACGAATCTTTAATACGTACGGGCCGCGGATGCGCCTGGGAGACGGCCGCGCCATCCCCACGTTTATCCCGCAAGCCCTGATGAATAAACCGGTTTCCGTTTTTGGAGATGGGTCTCAAACCCGAAGCTTTACCTACGTGAATGATACGGTGGAAGGCATTTACCGATTGCTGATGTCAGATTATCACGATCCGGTAAATATCGGCAATCCCCATGAAATGACCATCCGGCAGATTGCCGAAAAAATTATTCAGATGACGAACAGTACGAGCATTATTAAAGAAGAGCCGCTTCCGGTTGACGATCCCAAAGTCCGCCAGCCCGATATTACGCTGGCCAGGGAAATCCTTCATTGGGAGCCAAAAGTTGAGGTGGAAGAAGGACTCACCAAAACGATTGCCTGGTTTCGCAGTCTGCGCGATTGGTCGCGGGAGATAAACGAAGACGTGAATTAA
- a CDS encoding polyprenyl synthetase family protein: MAEIAEIQEIKSPVAQELQAFEEEFLKALRTDVDLINSVISYLAAHKGKRLRPLLIFLISNLEGGSTRKSIESAVIVELIHTATLIHDDIVDEADIRRGGASVNALWNNQVSVLVGDFLFSQALHKMVELNDRDINGVISKVTIQMSEGELLQIERAQGYELDESTYFRMISNKTASLISASCQLGALTSSGKEAYPIKRFWDFGEYLGRAFQIQDDLLDYLGNEEIVGKPVGNDLKESKITLPLLYALNHSKNGKGEIIKKLLEKGDAGDNFDEIRDFVIQNGGVDYSRAKAAGYIQKALSLLDPFKPSPYKDALVQLVEFAANREK; encoded by the coding sequence GTGGCTGAAATTGCAGAAATTCAAGAAATAAAATCGCCTGTTGCTCAAGAGCTGCAGGCTTTTGAGGAAGAGTTTTTAAAAGCATTAAGAACAGATGTTGATCTTATAAACAGCGTTATTTCCTACCTGGCGGCACACAAGGGAAAACGGCTTCGTCCCCTATTAATTTTTTTGATTTCCAATTTGGAGGGCGGCAGCACCCGAAAATCCATCGAATCAGCTGTTATTGTGGAACTTATTCATACAGCCACCCTGATTCATGATGACATTGTTGATGAAGCAGATATTAGAAGAGGGGGGGCAAGCGTAAATGCCCTGTGGAATAATCAGGTTTCCGTTTTGGTTGGAGATTTTTTATTCTCCCAGGCATTGCATAAAATGGTGGAGCTGAATGACAGGGACATTAACGGAGTGATCTCGAAGGTTACCATCCAGATGAGCGAGGGGGAGCTGCTTCAAATCGAGCGTGCACAGGGGTATGAGCTGGATGAATCCACCTATTTCCGAATGATTTCCAATAAGACAGCATCGCTCATTTCCGCATCCTGCCAGCTTGGGGCCCTCACCTCTTCGGGGAAGGAGGCTTATCCGATCAAAAGATTCTGGGATTTTGGCGAATATCTCGGACGGGCCTTTCAGATTCAGGATGATCTTCTGGATTATCTGGGCAATGAAGAAATTGTCGGAAAGCCGGTTGGAAATGATTTGAAGGAGAGCAAAATCACACTGCCTCTTTTATATGCACTGAATCATTCCAAAAACGGAAAGGGTGAAATCATTAAAAAGCTCCTGGAAAAAGGAGATGCGGGCGATAATTTTGACGAAATACGCGATTTTGTGATTCAGAACGGGGGGGTCGATTATTCGCGGGCGAAGGCCGCCGGTTACATTCAAAAAGCGCTCTCACTTTTGGACCCCTTTAAACCCAGCCCCTACAAAGATGCACTCGTTCAGTTGGTGGAGTTTGCAGCCAATCGTGAAAAATAA
- a CDS encoding ATP-binding cassette domain-containing protein gives MINVSRLTFSYPSTPSPVLNAIDFQIRTGETVSIMGANGSGKTTLSRCLNGLLLPTEGTVFVDGLDTRNSEENLKVRALVGMVFQNPDNQIVSTTVEREIAFGLENLGVPTPDMQQRVNEILRQFDLEKYRHQSPHYLSGGEKQLLALAAIFAMAPRYIIYDEPTSLLDPYSREKILDAIFGLQLEEGITPILITQFPEETLRTQRLIILDRGEIVLDGKPAEVFENTDYLDRIGIAVPPSFRLKPYLTKLNLWGAF, from the coding sequence ATGATCAACGTGTCTCGCCTCACATTTTCCTATCCCTCAACTCCTTCCCCTGTTCTCAACGCCATTGATTTCCAAATCAGGACCGGTGAAACCGTCAGCATTATGGGAGCCAATGGTTCGGGGAAAACCACGCTTTCCAGATGCCTGAACGGTCTGTTGTTACCAACGGAGGGGACGGTGTTCGTGGATGGTTTGGACACGAGAAACAGTGAAGAAAACCTGAAGGTGCGGGCCCTTGTGGGGATGGTTTTCCAGAATCCGGATAACCAGATTGTTTCCACAACCGTTGAACGGGAAATCGCCTTTGGTCTGGAAAATCTGGGGGTCCCCACGCCTGATATGCAGCAGCGGGTGAATGAGATTCTCCGGCAGTTCGATCTGGAAAAATACCGGCATCAATCGCCGCATTATCTTTCAGGAGGAGAAAAACAGCTTCTGGCCCTGGCGGCCATTTTCGCAATGGCACCCAGATACATTATTTACGATGAACCCACCTCTCTCTTGGATCCCTATTCGCGCGAAAAGATTCTGGATGCCATTTTTGGTCTCCAATTGGAAGAGGGAATTACACCCATCCTGATTACGCAATTTCCGGAGGAAACCCTCCGAACACAGCGGCTCATTATTTTAGACCGGGGGGAAATTGTCCTCGACGGAAAACCAGCCGAAGTATTCGAGAATACAGATTATCTTGATCGCATTGGCATTGCCGTTCCTCCGAGCTTCAGACTCAAGCCCTATCTGACAAAACTGAATTTGTGGGGGGCATTTTGA
- the waaF gene encoding lipopolysaccharide heptosyltransferase II, whose protein sequence is MKILLIRFSAIGDVVLATPAIRMLRARHPTAQIDMVVKPELEDLIKTNPHLDTLFTLPHPFSWRELLALAKRLRAVRYDWVIDWQKHTKSYVLSWLVGGKIRRYPKYSVQRFFLVYFKKNYYRKVAPVPLRYLSALKSLGVEDDGRGAELFIPEEVEENLKRAWNLENGAYWVLAPGGGRATKRWPAAYFKRLADQMRKTLQINLVVIGGKDDVPLCRHILEGDSGRDQNLCGKTSLQETAAVLKNAIGLVTNDTGVMHMASAFSKPVVALFGPTVKEFGFFPFRTPHAVLEKDLECRPCSFHGTDNCPLEHFQCMRTILPEEVLNAVRTFHDRFFRR, encoded by the coding sequence TTGAAAATCTTATTGATTCGTTTTAGTGCGATCGGGGATGTGGTTCTTGCTACCCCTGCCATCCGAATGCTGCGGGCCCGCCATCCGACTGCCCAAATCGATATGGTGGTTAAGCCTGAACTGGAGGATCTGATTAAGACCAATCCCCATTTAGACACCCTTTTTACGTTGCCCCACCCCTTTTCGTGGCGGGAATTGCTGGCCCTGGCGAAAAGGCTTCGGGCCGTTCGTTATGACTGGGTCATTGACTGGCAAAAGCACACAAAAAGTTATGTATTGTCCTGGTTGGTCGGTGGTAAAATTAGGCGCTATCCGAAATATTCGGTTCAGCGCTTTTTTCTTGTTTATTTCAAAAAAAATTATTATCGTAAGGTGGCTCCGGTACCGCTGCGCTATCTAAGTGCGCTCAAATCGCTGGGAGTTGAAGATGATGGCCGGGGAGCGGAACTTTTTATCCCGGAAGAGGTGGAAGAAAATCTGAAAAGAGCCTGGAACCTGGAGAACGGGGCTTACTGGGTTTTGGCTCCGGGCGGGGGACGTGCAACCAAGCGGTGGCCGGCCGCCTACTTTAAACGGCTGGCGGATCAGATGCGTAAAACGCTTCAGATAAACCTTGTGGTGATTGGCGGTAAGGATGATGTGCCCTTGTGCCGGCATATTCTTGAGGGGGATTCCGGCAGGGATCAAAATCTTTGCGGGAAGACCTCCTTGCAGGAAACCGCAGCCGTGTTGAAAAATGCGATCGGGCTGGTCACAAATGATACGGGGGTGATGCACATGGCTTCGGCTTTTTCGAAACCTGTGGTAGCTCTGTTCGGACCGACGGTGAAAGAATTTGGATTTTTCCCCTTTCGGACCCCCCACGCCGTTCTGGAAAAAGACCTGGAATGCCGCCCGTGCTCGTTTCACGGCACAGACAACTGTCCGCTGGAGCATTTTCAGTGCATGCGGACTATTTTGCCCGAAGAGGTTCTGAATGCCGTCCGCACATTTCATGATCGCTTTTTTCGCCGGTAA
- a CDS encoding response regulator, whose protein sequence is MKDRYDVLVVDDEMDILQLLEILLTRKGFKVKTAENGMDALMKLNQYDFNVLLTDIKMPAMDGMRLIEVARRDFPDVQILVFTGFGSMDTERKVLQMGASKYFMKPLPMEDLLKELKDACKLKEKNTPSDQNLMGN, encoded by the coding sequence ATGAAGGATCGCTATGATGTGCTGGTTGTCGATGACGAAATGGATATTCTTCAGCTGTTGGAGATTCTCTTGACCCGGAAGGGATTCAAGGTGAAAACAGCAGAAAACGGCATGGATGCCCTGATGAAATTAAATCAATATGACTTTAATGTGCTCTTAACGGATATTAAAATGCCGGCCATGGACGGGATGCGCCTTATTGAGGTAGCCAGGCGCGATTTCCCGGACGTTCAAATTCTGGTTTTTACCGGATTCGGTTCAATGGACACCGAAAGGAAAGTGTTACAAATGGGGGCCAGCAAATATTTTATGAAACCCCTTCCTATGGAAGACCTGCTAAAAGAGCTGAAAGATGCCTGCAAATTAAAAGAGAAAAACACACCCTCCGATCAAAATTTAATGGGTAATTGA
- a CDS encoding sigma-54-dependent Fis family transcriptional regulator, protein MPEAAIEVDGIPRLMGKSGERDWGNFGFDNNYPLVSRSPEMKDIFALIKKIAKSNATVLIQGETGTGKELIAGLIQFISPRSSKPFVKVNCAALPENLLESELFGHEKGAFTGAFQRRKGKFEEADGGTIFLDEIGDMHLTTQSKILRVLQDQEFTRVGGNQVIRVDARVIAATNKDLIQEIDRGNFRSDLYYRINVVNIQLPPLRNRRDDVPLIAEFFRRKFSQELRKDVPGFHPETMDLLVHHYWPGNIRELRNMIERAVLVCEEGQPILPRDLAMAGRDYFAAGGKDRRKKSGTLLSLNSLKLEDVEKEVIVKALKMSNWVQKDAAELLGISPRVLNYKIAHYEIKHPNWRKYSK, encoded by the coding sequence ATGCCGGAAGCTGCCATAGAGGTTGACGGGATTCCCAGACTCATGGGTAAGTCTGGGGAACGGGATTGGGGAAATTTCGGTTTCGACAATAATTACCCGCTTGTAAGCCGCAGCCCTGAAATGAAGGACATTTTTGCGTTGATAAAAAAGATAGCCAAAAGCAACGCGACCGTTCTCATTCAGGGAGAAACGGGTACGGGAAAAGAATTGATTGCAGGATTAATCCAGTTTATCAGCCCGCGATCGTCGAAACCGTTTGTGAAGGTGAACTGTGCAGCCTTGCCTGAGAATTTATTGGAGAGTGAGCTGTTCGGCCACGAAAAGGGCGCTTTCACGGGGGCCTTTCAACGCCGGAAAGGAAAATTTGAAGAGGCGGACGGCGGAACGATTTTTCTGGATGAAATTGGGGACATGCACCTGACGACCCAGTCCAAGATCCTTCGCGTGCTGCAGGATCAGGAATTTACGCGGGTGGGGGGCAACCAGGTCATCCGCGTGGATGCGCGGGTGATTGCTGCCACGAATAAGGACCTCATTCAAGAGATTGACCGTGGAAATTTTCGCTCTGATTTGTACTATCGAATTAACGTGGTGAATATTCAATTACCGCCGCTTCGGAACCGGAGAGACGATGTCCCGCTCATTGCGGAGTTTTTTCGACGAAAATTCAGTCAGGAGCTACGAAAGGATGTCCCGGGATTTCACCCCGAGACAATGGATTTGCTGGTGCATCACTACTGGCCGGGCAATATTCGGGAATTGCGAAATATGATTGAACGGGCGGTGCTGGTTTGCGAAGAAGGTCAACCCATCCTGCCGAGGGATTTAGCCATGGCCGGACGGGATTATTTTGCAGCTGGAGGAAAGGATCGGCGAAAAAAATCGGGAACTCTTCTCAGTTTAAATAGTTTGAAATTGGAAGACGTTGAAAAGGAAGTCATCGTCAAAGCTTTGAAAATGTCAAATTGGGTACAAAAGGATGCGGCGGAGCTCCTTGGGATTTCACCCCGGGTTCTCAATTACAAAATTGCGCATTACGAAATTAAGCATCCCAATTGGCGAAAATACAGTAAATAA
- a CDS encoding energy-coupling factor transporter ATPase: protein MRIRLEDVSFRYTQGLEAFSGKGEAIQHVSFEIAPGEFVGIVGPSGSGKTTLIQHFNGLLLPTAGKVLIDGTNLAEQKKQLGKIRQKIGIIFQFPEFQFFENTIYDEVAYGPRNLKIPEKVIQSRIQEAFHLLDIDFQEFKDRSPFQLSEGQKRRVAIASVLVMQPDVLVFDEPTAGLDFQGVNRLKSFIKELKTTGKTVILVSHDMDFIAEVAERIICLKSGHVIFDGTKETFFSDERLLKAARLKEPDVLHLARSLRNKGIPCPFPVYDVSTLQAFLEHLVNTNFNKIN, encoded by the coding sequence TTGAGGATTCGTCTGGAAGATGTTTCATTTCGATACACTCAGGGACTCGAGGCATTCTCCGGAAAAGGCGAGGCAATCCAACATGTTTCCTTTGAGATTGCTCCCGGAGAATTTGTGGGTATCGTTGGCCCCAGCGGTTCCGGAAAAACCACGCTCATTCAGCATTTTAACGGATTGCTTCTTCCGACTGCCGGGAAGGTGTTGATTGACGGAACAAACCTGGCGGAACAAAAAAAGCAGCTCGGAAAAATCCGCCAGAAAATCGGGATTATTTTTCAATTTCCCGAGTTTCAATTTTTCGAAAATACGATTTACGATGAAGTGGCCTACGGCCCGCGTAATTTAAAGATACCGGAAAAGGTTATACAAAGCCGGATACAGGAGGCCTTTCATTTGCTGGATATTGATTTCCAGGAGTTTAAGGATCGGTCTCCGTTTCAGCTTAGTGAAGGGCAAAAGCGGCGGGTTGCCATTGCGAGTGTTCTGGTCATGCAGCCGGATGTGCTGGTTTTCGATGAGCCGACCGCCGGGCTGGATTTTCAGGGAGTGAACCGCCTGAAAAGCTTCATCAAGGAATTAAAGACTACCGGGAAAACGGTCATTTTGGTTTCCCACGATATGGATTTTATTGCAGAGGTGGCAGAGCGTATCATTTGTTTAAAAAGCGGACATGTGATTTTTGATGGGACAAAAGAAACGTTTTTTAGCGATGAACGTCTTTTAAAAGCTGCAAGATTAAAGGAACCCGACGTATTGCACCTCGCCCGGTCCCTCCGAAATAAGGGTATCCCGTGTCCCTTTCCGGTTTACGATGTTTCAACACTGCAAGCGTTCCTCGAACACCTTGTAAATACTAACTTTAATAAAATTAATTAA